The following proteins come from a genomic window of Salvia hispanica cultivar TCC Black 2014 chromosome 4, UniMelb_Shisp_WGS_1.0, whole genome shotgun sequence:
- the LOC125223300 gene encoding E3 ubiquitin-protein ligase SINAT5-like — MESSIECVTDGLMDEDEISSQFSSSKSSHTNINTNNLNGMVINPATSVHELLECPVCTNSMYPPIHQCHNGHTICSTCKVRVHNKCPTCRHELGDIRCLALEKVAESLELPCKYSTLGCPEIFPYYSKLKHEAACNFRPYTCPYAGSECSVVGDIPYLVAHLRDDHKVDMHSGCTFNHRYVKSNPRDVENATWMLTVFHCFGQYFCLHFEAFQLGMAPVYMAFLRFMGDEMDARNYSYSLEVGGNGRKLIWEGTPRSIRDSHRKVRDSHDGLIIQRNMALFFSGGDRKELKLRVTGRIWKEQQNPDGGACIPNFCS, encoded by the exons ATGGAATCCAGCATTGAATGCGTAACTGACGGATTAATGGACGAAGATGAGATCTCTTCTCAGTTTTCGTCTTCGAAGTCGTCTCACACTAATATCAACACCAATAATCTGAATGGGATGGTTATTAATCCGGCCACGAGTGTTCACGAGCTTCTAGAATGCCCTGTTTGCACCAATTCTATGTACCCTCCAATCCATCag TGTCACAACGGTCATACCATATGTTCGACATGTAAAGTAAGGGTCCATAACAAATGTCCGACTTGTAGGCATGAGCTTGGTGATATAAGATGTTTAGCACTAGAAAAAGTTGCTGAATCACTTGAACTTCCTTGCAAGTATTCCACCCTTGGATGCCCCGAGATCTTTCCTTATTATAGTAAGTTGAAACACGAGGCTGCCTGTAATTTTAGGCCTTACACCTGCCCATATGCTGGATCAGAGTGCTCCGTCGTTGGGGATATTCCTTACCTAGTTGCTCACTTACGTGACGATCACAAAGTGGACATGCATTCTGGATGCACATTCAATCATCGCTATGTTAAATCAAATCCTCGGGATGTAGAGAATGCCACATGGATGCTGACT GTATTCCATTGTTTTGGCCAATATTTTTGCCTGCATTTCGAAGCTTTCCAACTGGGCATGGCTCCTGTCTACATGGCTTTTCTTCGATTCATGGGAGACGAGATGGATGCCCGGAACTACAGCTACAGTTTAGAGGTTGGGGGAAACGGCCGGAAGCTTATATGGGAGGGCACCCCTCGGAGCATCAGAGACAGTCACCGGAAGGTTAGGGACAGCCATGATGGCCTAATCATACAACGGAATATGGCTCTCTTCTTCTCAGGAGGGGACAGGAAAGAACTTAAGCTTCGTGTGACGGGGCGAATATGGAAGGAACAACAGAACCCAGATGGTGGAGCTTGCATACCCAACTTCTGCAGCTAA
- the LOC125224143 gene encoding aspartyl protease family protein 2-like encodes MDGKRAPLFVFIFLSLSSAIALPYQNFLLTSLPQPLYQSDSSSDLLQTLPLHDSDFALDLHHVDNLSPAQDSTAESLFKLRLRRDALRANSLSHLASSNISARNRGANGFSSSVISGLAQGSGEYFTRIGVGTPARYVYMVLDTGSDVVWIQCSPCRKCYRQSDPVFDPTKSTSFSAVSCSSPLCRRLDSPGCSNRSKKCLYQVSYGDGSFTVGEFSVETLTFRKSRVKNIALGCGHDNEGLFVGAAGLLGLGRGKLSFPAQAGRRFAKKFSYCLVDRTASSKPSSMLFGAAAVPRAAVFTPLVTNPKLDTFYYVHLNGISVGGARVPGITAKLFKIDASGNGGVIVDSGTSVTRLTRPAYVALRNAFRSGASNLKRAPEFSLFDTCFDLSGKTEVRVPTVVLHFAGADVSLPASNYLIPVDSDGTFCFAFAGTTSGLSIIGNIQQQGFRVVFDLAANRVGFAANTCT; translated from the coding sequence ATGGACGGAAAACGGGCGCCCCTTTTTGtcttcattttcctttctctctcctccgcCATTGCTCTTCCCTACCAGAACTTCCTGCTCACCTCCCTTCCCCAACCTCTCTACCAATCCGACTCTTCATCCGACCTACTCCAAACTCTGCCTCTTCACGATTCCGATTTTGCACTCGATCTACACCACGTCGACAATCTCTCTCCTGCGCAGGACTCCACGGCGGAATCTCTCTTCAAactccgcctccgccgcgaCGCACTCAGGGCCAACTCGCTCTCTCACCTCGCCTCCTCCAACATCTCCGCCAGGAACAGAGGCGCCAACGGCTTCAGCAGCTCGGTCATATCCGGACTCGCGCAGGGAAGCGGCGAGTACTTCACGCGCATCGGCGTCGGAACGCCCGCGAGGTACGTCTACATGGTGCTCGACACCGGCAGCGACGTCGTCTGGATCCAGTGCTCTCCCTGCCGGAAATGCTACCGCCAGTCGGATCCGGTCTTCGATCCCACCAAATCGACTTCTTTCTCTGCCGTTTCCTGCTCCTCGCCGCTCTGCCGCCGCCTCGATTCCCCCGGCTGCAGCAATCGGAGTAAGAAATGCCTCTACCAGGTTTCCTACGGGGACGGATCCTTCACCGTCGGCGAATTCTCTGTCGAAACGCTGACGTTTCGGAAGTCTAGAGTGAAGAACATCGCCCTAGGCTGCGGCCACGACAATGAGGGGCTCTTCGTCGGCGCCGCCGGCTTGCTAGGCCTCGGCCGTGGGAAATTGTCGTTTCCTGCTCAAGCCGGCCGTCGATTCGCTAAAAAATTCTCCTACTGCTTGGTCGACAGAACGGCGTCGTCTAAGCCGTCTTCGATGCTCTTCGGTGCGGCCGCGGTGCCGCGAGCCGCCGTCTTCACTCCGCTGGTGACAAATCCGAAGCTCGACACCTTCTATTACGTTCATTTGAACGGAATTTCCGTCGGCGGCGCACGCGTCCCCGGCATTACGGCGAAGCTTTTCAAAATCGACGCCAGCGGCAACGGCGGCGTGATTGTGGATTCGGGGACTTCGGTGACCCGGCTGACCCGGCCCGCTTACGTTGCCCTAAGGAACGCGTTCCGGAGCGGGGCTTCGAATCTGAAGCGGGCGCCGGAGTTTTCTCTCTTCGATACGTGCTTCGATCTGTCAGGGAAGACGGAGGTGAGGGTGCCGACTGTGGTGCTGCATTTCGCCGGAGCTGACGTGTCGTTGCCGGCGTCGAACTACTTGATTCCGGTGGACAGCGACGGAACGTTCTGCTTTGCGTTTGCGGGTACAACGAGCGGGTTGTCCATAATTGGGAATATCCAGCAGCAGGGTTTCCGGGTCGTATTTGATTTGGCGGCCAATCGGGTCGGCTTCGCTGCTAACACTTGTACCTAG